Proteins found in one Oscillatoria nigro-viridis PCC 7112 genomic segment:
- a CDS encoding SgcJ/EcaC family oxidoreductase produces the protein MNSQTAQTTTTADESAIRAFLHQMIDAWNRGSGEGFAAPFSETADFIAFEGTHLKGRKAIAAFHQQAFDTVVKGTRLEGEVNFVHFLNPQLALMNGVVRVILPGQTKASPSRDSLPLYVVTKHDEG, from the coding sequence ATGAATTCACAAACAGCTCAAACCACCACTACTGCTGACGAGTCGGCAATCCGTGCTTTCCTTCACCAGATGATTGATGCTTGGAATCGAGGTAGCGGGGAAGGCTTTGCTGCCCCGTTTAGCGAAACTGCCGATTTCATCGCGTTCGAGGGAACGCATCTCAAGGGTCGAAAAGCGATCGCTGCATTTCATCAGCAAGCGTTCGACACGGTTGTCAAAGGAACACGTTTGGAGGGTGAGGTGAATTTCGTCCACTTCCTGAATCCTCAACTTGCTCTCATGAACGGAGTTGTCAGGGTAATACTGCCCGGACAAACCAAAGCTTCACCGTCACGAGATTCGCTGCCGCTATATGTCGTAACGAAACACGACGAAGGTTAG
- a CDS encoding DUF5996 family protein: MPLAAWQDTYATLLLFSQSTYEAAANLGHWDRVALERSPTV; encoded by the coding sequence TTGCCCTTAGCAGCTTGGCAGGATACCTATGCAACGCTCTTGCTTTTTTCCCAAAGCACCTATGAAGCAGCAGCCAACTTAGGGCATTGGGATCGAGTAGCCCTAGAGCGTTCCCCAACCGTGTAA
- a CDS encoding RidA family protein has product MKKPEFFVTPGYGEYMLNNLHYSQAVKIDNRVETSGQGGWDDNLQIPEAIADEIAQAFRNIERTLATAGASWEHVVHVNSYHVGGFPPEVNDVIVRLFRHYMPNHAPIWTELGVAALGLPTMRVEIRVTAIVP; this is encoded by the coding sequence ATGAAAAAGCCCGAGTTTTTTGTCACCCCCGGTTATGGGGAATATATGCTGAATAATTTGCATTACTCGCAAGCGGTAAAAATTGACAATCGCGTCGAGACATCCGGCCAAGGCGGCTGGGATGACAATCTGCAAATTCCCGAAGCGATCGCAGATGAGATTGCTCAGGCATTTCGGAACATAGAGCGAACCTTGGCAACTGCTGGTGCGAGTTGGGAGCATGTGGTTCACGTCAATTCTTACCATGTTGGCGGGTTTCCCCCAGAGGTTAATGATGTGATAGTCAGGCTATTTCGTCATTACATGCCCAACCACGCCCCAATTTGGACAGAGCTAGGAGTGGCGGCGCTTGGACTGCCAACGATGCGTGTTGAAATCCGCGTGACTGCAATTGTTCCGTGA
- a CDS encoding cupin domain-containing protein, giving the protein MLIQKLNDCEEIIAGDGTVLRELLHPDKQDINLRYSLAHAILPVGKTSIPHSLKTSEVYYIISGVGEMSIDSEVCRVEPGDAVYIPPNAIQFLHNYGDEPIVFVCLVDPAWRKEDETIYAPEIEATGSL; this is encoded by the coding sequence ATGCTGATCCAAAAACTAAACGACTGTGAAGAAATTATCGCTGGAGATGGAACTGTTCTGCGCGAACTGCTTCATCCTGACAAACAAGACATCAACTTGCGTTACAGTTTGGCGCATGCGATCTTGCCTGTTGGCAAAACTTCGATTCCCCATTCTCTAAAGACTTCTGAGGTTTATTACATCATTAGCGGTGTTGGAGAAATGTCGATCGACAGTGAAGTTTGTCGCGTTGAACCAGGCGATGCGGTTTACATTCCTCCAAATGCAATCCAGTTCCTTCACAACTATGGCGACGAACCTATTGTTTTCGTTTGTCTAGTCGATCCAGCTTGGCGCAAAGAAGACGAAACGATTTATGCACCTGAAATTGAGGCCACCGGATCACTCTAA
- a CDS encoding alpha/beta fold hydrolase: MPYITVGQENSATIDLYYEDIGTGQPIVLIHGFPLNGHSWEKQVLVLLNAGYRVITYDRRGFGNSSQPSSGYDYDTFAADLNTLMTKLDLQNTVLVGFSMGTGEVTRYLGKYGSDRVQKAVLMAPVPPFLLKTDDNPEGVDQSVFDGIMKAIVDDRPAYFSAFFKEFFNVDVLLGDRISNEAIQASWNVAVGASAKGTLDCVPSWVTDFRDDLPRIDVPTLIIHGDSDRILPLESTAARLPKLIKNSQLVVIPGGPHAINWTHADRVNPLLLDFLQQK, translated from the coding sequence ATGCCTTACATTACCGTTGGTCAAGAAAACTCTGCAACCATCGATCTCTACTACGAAGATATTGGGACAGGTCAACCGATTGTTCTGATTCATGGATTTCCATTGAACGGACATTCCTGGGAGAAGCAGGTTTTAGTTTTACTGAATGCAGGATATCGAGTAATTACCTACGATCGCCGAGGATTTGGCAACTCCAGTCAGCCATCATCTGGCTATGACTACGATACCTTCGCCGCCGATTTGAATACACTCATGACCAAGCTTGACTTGCAAAATACCGTGCTGGTCGGTTTCTCAATGGGAACAGGTGAAGTCACACGTTATCTTGGCAAATACGGCTCAGATCGGGTGCAGAAAGCCGTGCTGATGGCTCCCGTTCCACCGTTTCTGTTAAAGACAGACGACAATCCAGAGGGTGTTGATCAAAGTGTCTTCGATGGCATTATGAAAGCGATTGTTGACGATCGTCCAGCTTATTTTTCTGCCTTTTTCAAAGAGTTCTTCAATGTTGATGTATTGCTTGGCGATCGCATCAGCAATGAAGCAATTCAAGCCAGTTGGAATGTAGCAGTAGGGGCTTCTGCTAAAGGGACTTTAGACTGTGTACCCTCCTGGGTGACTGATTTCCGCGATGATCTGCCCCGCATTGATGTACCGACTCTGATTATTCATGGAGATAGCGATCGCATTCTGCCGCTTGAGTCCACCGCAGCAAGACTTCCAAAGCTGATTAAAAACAGTCAACTGGTTGTCATTCCTGGCGGACCGCACGCCATCAACTGGACTCACGCCGATCGGGTCAATCCCTTGTTACTGGACTTTCTTCAGCAGAAATAA
- a CDS encoding transposase: protein MIGLLQPDISFVYGLVIGGVDRKAYIKMMEREAQEAAEIGRPRVIVQDNGPIHRCKEVQELWPHWEKQGLYIFFLPKYCSEMNPIELEWQHIKKDELAGQMFDDELELAYAVIHGVEVRGQRGSYTTQRLKFNSN from the coding sequence ATTATCGGACTTCTTCAACCTGACATAAGTTTTGTCTACGGTTTAGTAATTGGGGGTGTCGATCGAAAAGCTTATATCAAAATGATGGAACGAGAAGCCCAGGAAGCTGCTGAAATTGGACGACCGAGAGTAATCGTACAAGACAATGGCCCAATACACCGATGCAAAGAAGTCCAAGAGTTATGGCCGCATTGGGAAAAGCAAGGTTTATATATCTTCTTTTTGCCCAAGTATTGTTCGGAAATGAACCCCATTGAATTGGAGTGGCAACACATTAAGAAAGATGAGTTAGCAGGACAAATGTTTGATGATGAATTAGAACTAGCCTATGCCGTAATTCATGGAGTAGAAGTTAGAGGACAAAGGGGAAGTTACACTACGCAACGTCTTAAGTTTAACTCCAATTAG
- a CDS encoding alpha/beta fold hydrolase, which yields MSTFVLVHGSWHDGSAWNAVIQHLEAKGHQAFAPTIAGHGKGVNKNVNHAQCTQSIVDYIVEKDLTDIVLLGHSFGGSIIAKVAEAIRDRIRRLIFFNAFVLNDGESLKDNIPPDTQALLDNLARESDDNTITMPFEIWREVFLNDADLKLAQSSYTQLSPEPYQPLIDKLDLKQFYSLSIPKSYLYCTEDTCLPQGEWGWHPRMSSRLGLFRLVQMPGGHEVMFSNPVGLAEKIIVAGRD from the coding sequence ATGTCAACCTTTGTCTTAGTTCACGGCTCGTGGCACGATGGTTCTGCTTGGAACGCGGTCATCCAACATCTAGAAGCGAAAGGTCATCAGGCTTTTGCTCCCACGATCGCGGGTCATGGTAAAGGCGTGAATAAAAACGTCAACCATGCTCAATGTACCCAGTCGATCGTCGATTACATTGTTGAGAAAGACTTAACCGATATTGTCTTACTTGGACATAGCTTTGGTGGCAGCATTATTGCCAAAGTTGCTGAAGCAATCCGTGATCGCATTCGACGGCTAATCTTTTTCAATGCCTTTGTCCTGAATGATGGTGAGAGCCTCAAAGACAACATCCCACCTGACACTCAAGCGTTACTCGACAATCTAGCGAGAGAATCGGACGATAATACGATAACGATGCCTTTTGAGATTTGGCGAGAAGTGTTTCTCAACGATGCTGACCTCAAACTGGCTCAATCCAGTTACACACAATTATCCCCTGAACCGTATCAACCATTGATTGACAAGCTGGACTTGAAGCAGTTTTACTCGCTATCGATTCCTAAAAGTTACCTCTACTGTACAGAAGATACTTGCCTGCCCCAAGGCGAGTGGGGTTGGCATCCCAGGATGTCTAGCCGCTTGGGGCTATTTCGGCTCGTGCAAATGCCGGGTGGTCATGAGGTGATGTTTTCTAACCCAGTCGGTCTAGCCGAAAAGATTATTGTCGCAGGGCGCGACTAG
- a CDS encoding pirin family protein, whose amino-acid sequence MTVPTQTSRTVAGVINSVETLEGAGFLVRRPFPKSSFSEFDPFLLLDELGPINLKPGQAKGAPDHPHRGFETVSYVLDGRLEHKDSAGHAGLLNPGDVQWMTAGAGVVHSEMPESMFTQTGGRFHGIQLWVNLPQRDKMMPPRYQEIPAAHIPVAQTEDGSVTVRVIAGEALGAKAVIQTRTPITYLHFTLQAGATMIQPVPKEYNAFVYVLEGSGLFGTEPAPGDDGQMVLFSQDGQDVVISNPADAQRPLDLLLIAGVPLNEPVVRYGPFVMNTETEITQAINDYQEGRMGRIYG is encoded by the coding sequence ATGACTGTCCCCACTCAAACGTCTCGAACCGTTGCCGGAGTAATCAACAGCGTTGAAACACTCGAAGGGGCAGGATTTCTTGTACGTCGGCCCTTTCCCAAAAGTAGCTTCTCTGAATTTGACCCGTTTCTCCTCCTCGACGAGTTAGGTCCGATCAATCTCAAGCCGGGTCAGGCAAAAGGTGCACCCGATCATCCGCATCGGGGCTTTGAAACCGTCAGCTATGTCTTGGATGGACGGTTAGAACACAAAGATTCTGCAGGGCACGCCGGGCTACTAAATCCGGGTGATGTCCAGTGGATGACAGCAGGTGCCGGGGTTGTGCATTCCGAGATGCCGGAGTCAATGTTTACCCAAACGGGTGGACGGTTCCACGGCATTCAACTATGGGTCAATCTGCCACAACGAGACAAAATGATGCCGCCCCGCTATCAGGAAATCCCAGCGGCTCACATTCCGGTAGCTCAAACCGAAGATGGGTCTGTGACGGTGCGGGTGATTGCGGGAGAAGCGTTAGGGGCAAAAGCCGTAATTCAGACGCGCACGCCGATAACCTACCTCCACTTCACACTGCAAGCAGGGGCAACGATGATCCAGCCTGTACCAAAAGAGTACAACGCCTTTGTCTATGTACTGGAGGGGTCTGGGTTGTTTGGGACAGAGCCAGCGCCTGGTGATGATGGGCAGATGGTGCTCTTTTCTCAAGATGGACAGGATGTAGTGATCTCCAACCCTGCTGATGCTCAGCGTCCTCTAGATCTTCTGCTGATTGCAGGTGTACCCCTTAACGAACCAGTCGTGCGCTATGGTCCGTTTGTCATGAACACTGAAACTGAAATCACCCAAGCGATCAACGACTACCAAGAAGGAAGGATGGGACGGATTTATGGCTAA
- a CDS encoding dioxygenase family protein, whose translation MQNITLDTITEAVINHGDRGKSHPRLYEMYTSLVRHLHDFVREVNLTESELQQGRNFLNRVSHHTQEIPAGEMQALTDLLGISELVELLHDSHCGTESNLEGPLYVPNAPGRQMGDRLGIDPEGDTLFLSGSVLDLNGQPIANALIDVWQPNSKGLYDIQDPSQPLGNFRGRFKTNKSGKYMFETVVPLGYKVPSSGPCGELLGLLGRHSWRAAHIHVKVSAPEYTPLTTQIFMAGDPHLDSDTTFAVRSAIVQLQKHEAPDEFKAHNQSKPFYTTEFDFVLTPVTSAEDYKATSEQHAYTIDSK comes from the coding sequence GTGCAGAACATCACACTTGACACTATCACTGAAGCCGTCATTAATCATGGCGATCGTGGCAAATCTCACCCGCGACTCTATGAAATGTACACGAGCTTGGTTAGACATTTGCATGACTTTGTGCGTGAGGTGAATCTGACAGAATCAGAGTTGCAGCAGGGACGTAATTTTCTCAACCGGGTCAGTCATCACACTCAGGAGATTCCCGCTGGAGAAATGCAGGCGTTAACAGATCTACTCGGAATCTCAGAGTTGGTAGAATTACTGCACGATTCGCATTGCGGTACAGAAAGCAATTTAGAAGGACCCTTGTATGTGCCGAATGCACCAGGACGGCAGATGGGCGATCGCTTGGGTATTGATCCAGAAGGCGACACGCTTTTCCTGTCAGGCAGTGTTTTAGATTTGAACGGTCAACCGATCGCCAATGCTCTGATTGATGTTTGGCAACCCAATTCCAAAGGATTATATGATATCCAAGATCCATCTCAGCCGCTGGGGAATTTTCGCGGACGTTTCAAAACGAACAAGAGTGGAAAGTATATGTTTGAAACCGTCGTGCCACTAGGTTACAAAGTGCCAAGCAGTGGCCCATGTGGCGAGTTGCTGGGACTCTTGGGACGGCATTCCTGGCGGGCGGCTCACATCCATGTCAAAGTCAGTGCCCCGGAGTACACTCCGCTGACAACACAAATTTTTATGGCTGGCGATCCTCACCTGGATTCAGATACAACTTTTGCAGTGCGATCGGCGATCGTTCAATTGCAAAAACATGAAGCACCAGACGAATTCAAGGCACACAATCAAAGTAAGCCGTTTTACACAACTGAATTTGATTTTGTGTTGACACCCGTTACTTCAGCCGAAGACTATAAAGCAACATCTGAACAACATGCCTACACCATTGATTCAAAATAA